From a single Sphingosinicellaceae bacterium genomic region:
- a CDS encoding helicase, protein MIGFPLRLLAREVYDRVVAIKGEAQVALITGEEKILPPNARYFLCTAESMPADREVAFVALDEGQVGADPERGHIFTDRMLHRRGYAETMILGSETLRPLIRRLLPDCEIITRPRFSTLSYAPPKKLSRLPKRSAIVAFTAAEVYALAEMLRRHKGGAAVVMGALSPRTRNAQVAMYQSGEVDYLVATDAIGMGLNMDIAHVAFASLHKFDGRRQRRLTTSELAQIAGRAGRHQRDGTFGVVQLGHDAAQTFEPEEIAAIENHQFPPLTHLVWRNPKLDFDSLPRLIGSLEEMPGCRELIRADDAIDLAVLRRLASEDGIGARARGRDRIQRLWAACQLPDYRKTGPEQHARLVSRVFRHLSEGDGTLPPAWIAAEVAALDNVNGDIATLSGRIAAARTWTYATHRPGWIADAAEWAAKTRALEDRLSDALHQRLTQRFVDRRTAVLLKDFHVRGEQRVAVDDDGVLAVEGEAIGTLDGFRFTPDPTARAGERKLLLAAAERHLPRELARRAVALADSADADFEMVFDGGMPPRILWKGARIAKLRPGRDALHPRIDLDRALEVIPTPERARVVGRLAAWFEVARDKHLAALIRVVRLSPDLSPAARGLIVRLVEHMGCAPREALSAQVEALTRIDRKMLQGAGVRLGDIHVYVHELLRPEPTRWRLALWGVATVADDLPAPPLGGRVAIDVIATAPPAYYGVAGFWIVGTQAVRVDMVDRLARAMHGARDGRAPFVPDDNWVASVGMSRDGFARLMRALGYRPRLVDGAPAFAWGGISRERGRDAPVLVSPSNPFAALAGMKGPRG, encoded by the coding sequence ATGATCGGCTTTCCGCTGCGTCTGCTGGCACGTGAGGTCTATGACCGCGTCGTCGCAATCAAGGGCGAGGCGCAGGTCGCACTGATCACCGGCGAGGAGAAGATCCTGCCGCCCAACGCCCGCTATTTCCTGTGCACCGCGGAATCGATGCCTGCCGACCGCGAGGTCGCATTCGTCGCGCTCGACGAGGGGCAGGTCGGCGCGGACCCGGAGCGCGGGCACATCTTCACCGACCGCATGCTGCACCGCCGGGGCTATGCCGAGACCATGATCCTCGGGTCGGAGACGCTGCGCCCGCTGATCCGGCGGCTGCTGCCCGACTGCGAGATCATCACCCGGCCGCGCTTCTCGACCTTGAGCTATGCGCCACCCAAGAAGCTCAGCCGCCTCCCCAAGCGCTCGGCGATCGTCGCGTTCACCGCGGCCGAGGTCTACGCGCTGGCCGAGATGCTGCGGCGTCACAAGGGCGGGGCGGCGGTGGTGATGGGCGCGCTCAGCCCGCGCACCCGCAACGCCCAGGTCGCGATGTACCAGTCGGGCGAGGTCGACTACCTCGTCGCCACCGACGCGATCGGCATGGGGCTCAACATGGACATCGCCCATGTCGCGTTCGCGTCGCTGCACAAGTTCGACGGGCGGCGGCAGCGGCGGCTGACGACCTCGGAGCTGGCGCAGATCGCCGGGCGCGCCGGGCGGCACCAGCGCGACGGCACGTTCGGGGTGGTCCAGCTCGGCCACGACGCGGCGCAGACCTTCGAGCCCGAAGAAATCGCGGCGATCGAGAACCACCAGTTTCCGCCTTTGACCCATCTGGTGTGGCGCAACCCAAAGCTCGATTTCGACAGCCTGCCGCGGCTGATCGGCAGCCTCGAGGAGATGCCGGGCTGCCGCGAACTGATCCGCGCCGACGACGCGATCGACCTCGCGGTGCTGCGGCGGCTGGCGAGCGAGGACGGCATCGGTGCCCGCGCGCGGGGACGCGACCGGATCCAAAGGCTGTGGGCGGCTTGCCAGCTCCCCGATTACCGCAAGACCGGGCCGGAGCAGCATGCGCGCCTCGTCAGCCGGGTGTTCCGCCACCTCAGCGAGGGCGACGGCACGTTGCCGCCGGCCTGGATTGCCGCGGAAGTCGCGGCGCTCGACAACGTGAACGGTGATATCGCGACGCTGTCGGGGCGGATCGCAGCGGCGCGGACGTGGACCTACGCGACGCACCGGCCGGGCTGGATCGCCGATGCGGCGGAGTGGGCGGCGAAGACGCGGGCGCTCGAGGACCGGCTGTCGGACGCGCTCCACCAGCGCCTGACCCAGCGCTTCGTCGACCGGCGCACGGCGGTCCTGCTCAAGGATTTCCACGTTCGCGGCGAGCAGCGCGTCGCGGTCGACGACGACGGCGTGCTCGCGGTCGAGGGCGAGGCGATCGGCACGCTCGACGGCTTCCGCTTTACGCCCGACCCGACCGCCCGCGCCGGCGAGCGCAAGCTGCTGCTCGCCGCCGCCGAGCGCCACCTGCCGCGCGAACTGGCGCGGCGCGCGGTCGCGCTCGCCGACAGCGCCGACGCCGATTTCGAGATGGTCTTCGATGGCGGGATGCCGCCGCGCATCCTGTGGAAGGGCGCGCGGATCGCCAAGCTCCGTCCGGGCCGCGACGCGCTGCATCCGCGGATCGATCTCGACCGCGCGCTAGAGGTTATCCCGACGCCCGAGCGGGCCCGCGTCGTCGGACGGCTGGCGGCCTGGTTCGAGGTGGCGCGCGACAAGCACCTCGCGGCGCTGATCCGCGTCGTCCGGCTGTCGCCCGACCTGTCGCCTGCAGCCCGTGGCCTCATTGTCCGCCTCGTCGAGCACATGGGCTGCGCGCCGCGCGAGGCGCTGTCGGCGCAGGTCGAGGCGCTGACCCGCATCGACCGCAAGATGCTGCAGGGCGCGGGCGTCCGCCTCGGCGACATCCACGTTTACGTCCACGAACTGCTGCGGCCGGAGCCGACGCGCTGGCGGCTGGCACTGTGGGGGGTCGCGACGGTTGCCGACGACCTGCCCGCGCCGCCGCTCGGCGGGCGCGTCGCGATCGACGTCATCGCGACCGCGCCGCCCGCCTATTACGGGGTCGCCGGGTTCTGGATCGTCGGGACGCAGGCGGTGCGCGTCGACATGGTCGACCGGCTGGCGCGGGCCATGCACGGCGCCCGCGACGGCCGCGCGCCGTTCGTGCCCGACGACAATTGGGTGGCGAGCGTCGGCATGAGCCGCGACGGCTTCGCGCGGCTGATGCGCGCACTCGGCTACCGCCCGCGCCTCGTCGACGGTGCCCCGGCGTTTGCCTGGGGCGGCATCAGTCGCGAGCGCGGACGCGACGCCCCGGTCCTGGTTTCTCCCTCCAACCCGTTTGCCGCTTTGGCAGGAATGAAAGGCCCGCGCGGATAG
- a CDS encoding RNA-binding S4 domain-containing protein, which produces MRLDKWLWFARLAKSRSDAQRLCESRHLRLDGRVIDRASALVRAGSVLSYPRHDEVVVVRVEGLAERRGPFVEARELYTDLTSRRASAAQVEELVLA; this is translated from the coding sequence TTGCGACTGGACAAGTGGCTCTGGTTCGCACGGCTGGCGAAATCGCGCAGTGATGCGCAACGGCTCTGCGAGAGCCGACACCTGAGGCTCGACGGCCGGGTCATCGACCGGGCTTCGGCGCTGGTCCGGGCCGGTTCGGTGCTCAGCTACCCCAGGCACGACGAGGTCGTGGTGGTGCGGGTCGAGGGCCTGGCAGAGCGCCGTGGACCCTTCGTCGAGGCACGGGAGCTCTACACCGACCTGACGTCGCGGCGGGCGTCGGCGGCACAGGTCGAGGAACTAGTCCTCGCCTAG
- a CDS encoding ferredoxin family protein produces the protein MTYVVTEACIKCKYMDCVEVCPVDCFYEGDNMVVINPNECIDCGVCEPECPAEAILPDTEGGLEKWLELNATLSATWPNITVKGPTPADADEHKGEEGKFDKYFSDKPGDS, from the coding sequence ATGACCTATGTGGTGACGGAAGCTTGCATCAAGTGCAAGTACATGGATTGCGTCGAGGTCTGCCCCGTCGACTGCTTCTACGAGGGCGACAACATGGTCGTCATCAACCCGAACGAGTGCATCGATTGCGGCGTCTGCGAGCCCGAGTGCCCCGCCGAGGCGATTCTCCCGGACACCGAGGGCGGTCTGGAAAAATGGCTCGAGCTCAACGCCACCCTGTCCGCGACCTGGCCCAACATCACGGTCAAGGGCCCGACGCCCGCCGATGCCGACGAGCACAAGGGCGAAGAAGGCAAGTTCGACAAGTATTTCAGCGACAAGCCCGGCGACAGCTGA